The Pseudomonas berkeleyensis genome includes a region encoding these proteins:
- a CDS encoding lipoprotein-releasing ABC transporter permease subunit, producing MFRPLSLFIGTRYTRAKRRNHFISFISLTSMIGLALGVLAMIVVLSVMNGFQKEMSSRILGMVPHAMLYGAEPVADWRALADKAMSNPQVQAAAPYAELEGMLSHRGLMQPIQIHGIDPAEEAKVSILPDHIRQGSLSNLQPGEFGVVIGDITARRFGLQVGDKLTLIIPELSNAPGGVTPRMQRLNVAAVFKVGAELDSSLALINVADAAAMQRLPEGTVPGIRLALKDLYQAPQVSKALVASLGDGYRADDWTHTQGSLFSAMKMEKTMIGLLLLLIVAVAAFNIIATLIMVVADKGGDIAILRTLGATPRQIMAIFMVQGSVIGVVGTLIGTVLGVLAALNVSALVAWLESFAGQQVLSSDVYFISSLPSDLQWLDVALICSAALILSFLATVYPSWRAAQVQPAEALRYE from the coding sequence ATGTTCCGCCCGCTGAGCCTGTTCATCGGCACCCGCTACACGCGGGCCAAGCGCCGCAACCACTTCATTTCCTTCATCTCGCTGACTTCGATGATCGGCCTGGCACTCGGCGTGCTGGCGATGATCGTGGTGCTGTCGGTGATGAATGGTTTTCAGAAGGAAATGAGCTCGCGCATTCTCGGCATGGTGCCGCACGCCATGCTCTATGGCGCCGAACCGGTCGCTGACTGGCGCGCGCTGGCTGACAAGGCCATGAGCAACCCGCAGGTGCAGGCTGCCGCGCCCTATGCCGAACTCGAAGGCATGCTGTCGCATCGCGGGCTGATGCAACCGATCCAGATTCATGGCATCGACCCGGCCGAAGAGGCCAAGGTGTCGATTCTGCCCGACCATATCCGCCAGGGCAGCCTGAGCAATCTGCAGCCTGGTGAGTTCGGCGTGGTCATCGGCGATATCACCGCGCGGCGCTTCGGCCTGCAGGTGGGTGACAAGTTGACCCTGATCATTCCCGAGCTGAGCAATGCTCCCGGTGGCGTTACCCCGCGCATGCAACGCCTGAACGTGGCGGCAGTGTTCAAGGTCGGTGCCGAGCTGGACAGCTCGCTGGCGCTGATTAACGTCGCTGACGCCGCCGCCATGCAGCGCCTGCCGGAAGGCACGGTGCCGGGCATCCGTCTGGCGCTGAAGGATCTGTACCAGGCGCCGCAGGTGTCCAAGGCGCTGGTCGCGTCACTGGGGGATGGTTACCGCGCCGATGATTGGACGCACACCCAGGGCAGCCTGTTCAGCGCGATGAAGATGGAAAAGACCATGATCGGCCTGCTGCTGCTGCTGATCGTCGCCGTCGCTGCATTCAACATCATCGCCACGCTGATCATGGTGGTGGCCGACAAGGGCGGCGATATCGCCATCCTGCGCACCCTCGGCGCCACGCCGCGGCAGATCATGGCGATCTTCATGGTGCAGGGCAGCGTGATCGGCGTGGTCGGTACGCTGATCGGCACCGTGCTCGGTGTGCTCGCCGCGCTCAATGTCAGTGCCCTGGTGGCCTGGCTGGAGTCTTTCGCCGGGCAGCAAGTGCTCAGCTCCGATGTCTACTTCATCAGCAGTCTGCCGTCTGATCTGCAATGGCTCGATGTGGCGCTGATCTGCTCAGCGGCGCTGATCCTGAGTTTCCTGGCGACGGTCTACCCGTCCTGGCGCGCCGCGCAGGTGCAGCCAGCCGAGGCGCTGCGCTACGAATAG
- the lolD gene encoding lipoprotein-releasing ABC transporter ATP-binding protein LolD has product MNDQAKNPRNAVLSCRNLGKRYEEGPESVVVLDGLELELFPGERVAIVGSSGSGKSTLLNMLGGLDTPSEGSVWLAGEQLSALSETARGLLRNRALGFVYQFHHLLAEFTALENACMPLLIGKTPIAEARQRATALLERVGLGHRLHHKPSELSGGERQRVAIARALVNRPGLVLLDEPTGNLDQHTAEGIQELMRELSRDSNTAFLVVTHDMQLARQMDRVLSLQDGKLVSL; this is encoded by the coding sequence ATGAACGACCAAGCCAAGAATCCGCGCAACGCCGTCCTGAGCTGCCGTAACCTGGGCAAGCGCTACGAAGAGGGCCCCGAGTCCGTGGTGGTGCTCGATGGGCTCGAGCTGGAGCTGTTTCCCGGCGAGCGCGTGGCCATCGTCGGCAGTTCCGGTTCCGGTAAAAGTACGCTGCTCAACATGCTCGGTGGCCTGGATACGCCGAGCGAAGGCAGCGTATGGCTGGCGGGCGAGCAATTGTCGGCGCTCAGCGAAACCGCGCGTGGCCTGTTGCGCAACCGCGCACTGGGCTTCGTCTATCAGTTCCACCACCTGCTGGCCGAGTTCACCGCGCTGGAAAACGCCTGCATGCCGCTGCTGATCGGCAAGACGCCAATTGCCGAGGCCCGCCAGCGTGCGACCGCGCTGCTTGAGCGAGTCGGGCTGGGGCATCGCTTGCATCACAAGCCCTCCGAGTTGTCCGGTGGCGAGCGTCAGCGTGTGGCTATCGCCCGTGCCCTGGTCAATCGTCCGGGGCTGGTGCTGCTCGATGAGCCCACCGGCAACCTTGACCAACATACCGCCGAAGGTATTCAGGAACTGATGCGCGAGCTCAGCCGCGATTCCAATACCGCGTTCCTGGTGGTGACCCACGACATGCAGCTGGCGCGGCAGATGGATCGCGTGCTGAGCCTGCAGGACGGCAAGCTGGTGAGCCTCTGA
- a CDS encoding lipoprotein-releasing ABC transporter permease subunit: MFRPLFVYIGTRYTRAKRRSHFVSFISLTSMLGLTLGVMVMILVLSVMNGFDHEMRTRVLGMIPHATVESPTPVKDWQALARQVEQHARVEAVAPFTQMQGLLTHEGKVQKVLINAIDPEQERKVSIIDGFFQQGSLDTLQAGEFAMIIGDKAAAKLGLKLGDKVTFVAPEVTVTPAGMFPRLKRFTVTGIFHVGAGEIDGALALANISDLARLQRWQPDQVQGLRLKFDDLFQAPRAAWEIAQSLDGDFYARDWTRTHGNLYQAIRMEKTMIGLLLLLIVAVAAFNIISTLVMVVADKKADIAILRTLGATPRQIMAIFMVQGTVIGVVGTLIGAVLGILAALNISSLIAAIERLLGIKFLNADVYFIDYLPSQLQTSDVVTVCAAALLLSFFATLYPAWRAARTQPAEALRYE; the protein is encoded by the coding sequence ATGTTCAGACCTCTGTTCGTATACATCGGTACGCGTTACACGCGCGCAAAAAGACGAAGCCACTTCGTTTCCTTCATTTCCCTGACCTCCATGCTCGGCCTCACCCTGGGGGTGATGGTGATGATCCTGGTGTTGTCGGTGATGAACGGCTTCGACCATGAAATGCGGACCCGCGTACTGGGGATGATTCCGCATGCCACGGTCGAGTCGCCAACGCCGGTGAAGGACTGGCAGGCGCTGGCACGCCAGGTCGAGCAGCATGCGCGGGTCGAGGCCGTGGCGCCGTTCACCCAGATGCAAGGCCTGCTCACGCATGAGGGCAAGGTGCAGAAGGTGCTGATCAACGCCATCGATCCCGAGCAGGAGCGCAAGGTGTCGATCATCGACGGCTTCTTCCAGCAGGGCAGCCTGGATACGCTGCAGGCCGGCGAATTCGCCATGATCATCGGCGACAAGGCTGCGGCCAAGCTGGGCCTCAAGCTCGGTGACAAGGTCACCTTCGTCGCCCCCGAGGTCACCGTGACCCCGGCGGGCATGTTCCCACGCCTGAAGCGTTTCACCGTCACCGGTATCTTCCATGTCGGCGCCGGCGAGATCGACGGTGCCCTGGCCTTGGCCAACATCAGCGACCTGGCGCGCCTGCAACGCTGGCAGCCGGATCAGGTGCAGGGCCTGCGGTTGAAGTTCGACGACCTGTTCCAGGCACCGCGCGCGGCCTGGGAGATCGCCCAGAGTCTCGACGGCGACTTCTATGCCCGAGACTGGACGCGCACTCACGGCAATCTGTACCAGGCCATCCGCATGGAAAAGACCATGATCGGCCTGTTGCTGCTGCTGATCGTCGCGGTGGCCGCGTTCAACATCATTTCCACGCTGGTGATGGTGGTGGCCGACAAGAAAGCCGACATCGCCATCCTGCGTACCCTGGGCGCCACGCCGCGACAGATCATGGCCATCTTCATGGTGCAGGGCACGGTGATCGGCGTGGTCGGCACCCTGATCGGCGCCGTGCTCGGTATTCTCGCGGCGCTCAACATCAGCAGCCTGATCGCCGCTATCGAACGTCTGCTGGGCATCAAATTTCTCAATGCCGATGTCTACTTCATCGACTACCTGCCCTCGCAACTGCAGACCTCCGATGTGGTTACCGTCTGCGCGGCGGCGTTGCTGCTGAGCTTCTTCGCCACCCTGTATCCTGCCTGGCGTGCTGCGCGTACCCAGCCGGCCGAGGCCCTGCGTTATGAGTGA
- a CDS encoding PilZ domain-containing protein codes for MSTYDVDDRREYYRIEDTIALEFTLLSGAAAHSSDVLHDASPLFNLLSDLHLMDFESQHLLRHISERDRTLANYLKVINKRIDLLGQAVAQSLLRDIGLPRKVSLSEGGISFNNAQPVPEYSHLAIKMVLMPQALGLLLRARVVHCSQRADGQYEIGTEFEALTDSQRQLLARHILQRQALERRQARE; via the coding sequence ATGTCGACATACGATGTAGATGATCGCCGCGAATACTATCGTATCGAGGATACGATCGCACTGGAATTCACCCTGCTCTCTGGCGCAGCGGCCCACTCCAGTGACGTGCTTCACGATGCCTCGCCGCTGTTCAATCTGCTTAGCGACCTGCATCTGATGGACTTCGAGTCACAGCACCTGCTGCGGCATATCAGCGAACGCGATCGCACCCTGGCCAATTACCTGAAAGTGATCAACAAGCGCATCGATCTGCTTGGCCAGGCCGTGGCGCAGAGCTTGCTGCGCGATATTGGCTTGCCGCGCAAGGTGTCGCTGTCCGAAGGCGGCATCAGTTTCAACAATGCCCAGCCCGTACCCGAATACAGTCACCTGGCGATCAAGATGGTGCTGATGCCGCAGGCGCTCGGCCTTCTGCTGCGTGCCCGGGTGGTGCACTGCAGCCAGCGCGCCGACGGCCAATATGAAATCGGCACGGAGTTCGAAGCGTTGACCGACTCACAGCGTCAACTGCTTGCTCGGCATATCCTGCAGAGACAGGCACTGGAGCGTCGCCAGGCCCGTGAGTGA
- a CDS encoding phosphodiesterase, producing the protein MHRFVLLLALLAPTVLLAETLTIPVGSQGADLDERNLPHKGESKRSVLERFGLADEEHAPVGQPPITRWDYREFSVYFEYDHVINSVRHHRARHLDPAKEQQ; encoded by the coding sequence ATGCACCGCTTCGTTCTTCTGCTTGCCCTGCTCGCCCCCACCGTCCTGCTCGCTGAAACCCTGACCATTCCGGTGGGCAGCCAGGGGGCGGATCTCGACGAGCGCAACCTGCCGCACAAGGGCGAGTCCAAACGCTCGGTGCTGGAGCGCTTCGGCCTGGCTGACGAGGAACATGCGCCTGTCGGCCAGCCACCGATCACTCGCTGGGACTACCGCGAATTCAGCGTCTACTTCGAATACGATCACGTGATCAACAGCGTGCGCCATCACCGCGCGCGTCACCTCGACCCCGCCAAGGAGCAACAGTGA
- a CDS encoding glycerophosphodiester phosphodiesterase, protein MTLIYGHRGAKGEAPENTLASFQRCLEHGVDRCELDLHLSRDGELMVIHDPTLKRTTGLRGKVVEHDAADLVRYDARKSGPGWVRPCPIPRLDELFEQCRFEHWQLEVKSASKIRAARTVLAIAELVERHGLKDRITITSSSRAVLKAARELTPHLQLGLVAEYAWLDPLKVAAHYGCHLLALNWTLCTPERLLKAQKQGLHVSVWTVNEPALMRRLADFGVDSIITDFPGLAVQTLRG, encoded by the coding sequence GTGACTCTTATCTACGGCCATCGCGGCGCCAAGGGCGAAGCCCCGGAAAATACCCTGGCCAGCTTCCAGCGCTGCCTGGAGCATGGTGTCGACCGCTGCGAACTGGATCTGCACCTGTCACGCGACGGCGAGCTGATGGTCATCCACGACCCCACGCTCAAGCGCACCACCGGGCTACGCGGCAAGGTGGTCGAACATGACGCAGCCGACCTGGTGCGCTACGACGCACGCAAAAGTGGCCCTGGCTGGGTTCGCCCCTGCCCGATTCCGCGCCTGGATGAATTGTTCGAGCAGTGCCGCTTCGAACACTGGCAACTGGAGGTCAAGAGTGCCTCGAAGATCCGCGCCGCCCGCACCGTGCTGGCCATCGCCGAGCTGGTCGAGCGCCATGGTCTGAAGGATCGCATCACCATCACCTCCAGCTCACGTGCCGTGCTCAAGGCCGCACGCGAACTGACACCCCACCTGCAACTGGGCCTGGTAGCGGAATATGCCTGGCTCGATCCACTGAAGGTCGCCGCCCATTACGGCTGCCATCTGTTGGCGCTGAACTGGACGCTGTGCACCCCGGAGCGATTGCTCAAGGCGCAGAAACAGGGATTGCACGTGTCAGTGTGGACGGTCAACGAGCCAGCGCTGATGCGCCGCCTGGCCGATTTCGGCGTCGATAGCATCATTACCGACTTCCCCGGCCTGGCGGTGCAGACGCTGCGCGGTTAA
- the sthA gene encoding Si-specific NAD(P)(+) transhydrogenase: MAVYNYDVVVLGSGPAGEGAAMNAAKAGRKVAVVDNRPLVGGNCTHLGTIPSKALRHSVRQIMQFNTNPMFRQIGEPRWFSFPDVLKSAEKVIAKQVTSRTGYYARNRIDTYFGTASFSDEHTVEVVCLNGAVEKLVAKNVVIATGSRPYRPADVDFRHPRIYDSDTILSIGHTPRRLIIYGAGVIGCEYASIFSGLGVLVDLIDNRDQLLSFLDSEISDALSYHLRNNNVLIRHNEEYERIEGLENGVILHLKSGKKIKADALLWCNGRTGNTDLLGLENIGIKVNSRGQIQVDEHYRTEVGNIYAAGDVIGWPSLASAASDQGRSAAGSIVDNGSWRFVNDVPTGIYTIPEISSIGKTERELTQAKVPYEVGKAFFKGMARAQISHEPVGMLKILFHRETLEVLGVHCFGYQASEIVHIGQAIMNQKGEANTIKYFINTTFNYPTMAEAYRVAAFDGLNRLF, translated from the coding sequence ATGGCGGTCTACAACTATGACGTAGTGGTGCTGGGCTCCGGCCCTGCGGGCGAGGGCGCGGCGATGAACGCGGCCAAGGCCGGGCGCAAGGTGGCGGTGGTGGACAATCGTCCCCTGGTCGGCGGCAATTGCACCCACCTTGGCACCATTCCCTCCAAGGCGCTGCGTCACTCGGTGCGGCAGATCATGCAATTCAACACCAATCCGATGTTTCGCCAGATCGGCGAGCCGCGCTGGTTCTCCTTCCCTGACGTGCTCAAAAGCGCCGAGAAAGTGATCGCCAAGCAGGTCACCTCGCGTACCGGTTACTACGCGCGCAACCGCATCGATACCTATTTCGGTACGGCCAGCTTTTCCGACGAGCACACCGTCGAAGTGGTCTGCCTCAACGGTGCGGTCGAGAAACTGGTCGCCAAGAACGTCGTCATCGCCACCGGCTCGCGTCCGTATCGCCCGGCGGATGTCGACTTCCGCCATCCGCGTATCTATGACAGCGACACCATTCTCAGCATCGGCCACACGCCGCGCCGTCTGATCATCTACGGAGCGGGTGTCATCGGTTGCGAGTACGCCTCGATCTTCAGTGGTCTGGGTGTGCTGGTGGATCTGATCGACAACCGCGACCAGTTGTTGAGCTTCCTCGACTCGGAAATTTCCGATGCGCTGAGTTATCACCTGCGTAACAACAACGTGCTGATTCGTCACAACGAAGAGTACGAGCGCATCGAAGGCCTTGAGAACGGGGTCATCCTGCACCTCAAGTCGGGCAAGAAGATCAAGGCCGATGCGCTGCTGTGGTGTAACGGGCGTACTGGCAACACTGACCTGCTGGGCCTGGAGAACATCGGTATCAAGGTCAACAGCCGTGGCCAGATCCAGGTCGACGAGCACTACCGTACCGAAGTCGGCAACATCTACGCTGCCGGTGACGTGATCGGTTGGCCGAGCCTGGCCAGCGCAGCCTCCGACCAGGGCCGTTCGGCTGCCGGCAGCATCGTCGACAACGGCAGCTGGCGTTTCGTCAATGATGTGCCTACCGGCATCTACACCATTCCGGAGATCAGCTCCATTGGCAAAACCGAGCGTGAGCTGACTCAGGCCAAGGTGCCTTACGAAGTGGGCAAGGCCTTCTTCAAGGGCATGGCGCGGGCACAGATTTCCCACGAACCGGTGGGCATGCTGAAGATCCTGTTCCACCGTGAAACTCTGGAAGTGTTGGGCGTGCACTGCTTCGGTTACCAGGCTTCGGAGATCGTCCACATCGGTCAGGCGATCATGAACCAGAAGGGTGAAGCCAACACCATCAAGTACTTCATCAACACCACCTTCAACTACCCGACCATGGCGGAAGCCTATCGAGTGGCGGCGTTCGACGGCCTCAACCGGCTTTTTTGA
- the nqrM gene encoding (Na+)-NQR maturation NqrM — protein sequence MTWLLVFVIMLMVVLGMAVGVLMGRKPIAGSCGGIANLGIEKECSICGGDRTKCEEANAEDEADSSLAYDATKR from the coding sequence ATGACCTGGTTACTGGTATTCGTCATCATGCTGATGGTCGTACTTGGCATGGCCGTCGGCGTGCTCATGGGGCGCAAACCGATTGCCGGTTCCTGCGGCGGTATCGCCAACCTGGGGATCGAGAAGGAATGCTCCATCTGCGGCGGTGATCGCACCAAGTGCGAAGAAGCCAACGCCGAGGACGAGGCTGACAGCAGCCTGGCCTACGACGCGACCAAACGATAA
- a CDS encoding FAD:protein FMN transferase has protein sequence MALRIIKPVIAAALAAALTGCLFSDTLESFGGPTMGSTYTVKYVRSSGVPQPHELQLEVEAFLAELDGQMSTYRKDSDIERFNDAPAGTCQTMPEPVLMLVRYGKELSQISDGAFDLTLEPLLNLWGFGPKGQGERVPSAEALAEVRQRVGHEHLRIDGQQLCKDAAVEVDFNAIAAGYAVDSIGELLHRKGVRSYMVEATGELKAVGRKPDGSPWRIALEEPRDDQRVAQRIIELDGYGVSTSGDYRNYFEENGQRYSHTLDPSSGAPINHRLAAVTVIVPSALHADGLSTVLMVLGPDRGYAFAEREQIAAFFITRENEGFSTRSTPAFDALFGAQGEKP, from the coding sequence ATGGCCCTGCGCATCATCAAGCCCGTCATCGCTGCCGCATTAGCGGCAGCCCTGACGGGCTGCTTGTTTTCCGACACCCTGGAAAGTTTTGGCGGCCCGACCATGGGCAGCACCTACACGGTGAAGTACGTGCGCAGTTCCGGTGTGCCGCAACCCCATGAGCTGCAGCTCGAGGTGGAAGCGTTTCTCGCCGAGCTGGACGGGCAGATGTCCACCTACCGCAAGGATTCCGACATCGAGCGCTTCAACGATGCGCCGGCCGGAACCTGCCAGACCATGCCCGAACCCGTGTTGATGCTGGTGCGTTATGGCAAGGAGCTGTCGCAGATCAGTGACGGAGCCTTCGACCTGACCCTGGAGCCGCTGCTCAACCTGTGGGGCTTCGGGCCCAAAGGGCAGGGTGAGCGCGTGCCGAGTGCCGAAGCTCTGGCCGAAGTTCGTCAGCGCGTAGGGCACGAGCATCTGCGTATCGACGGACAGCAACTGTGCAAGGACGCGGCCGTGGAGGTGGATTTCAATGCCATCGCCGCCGGCTATGCCGTCGACAGCATTGGTGAACTGCTCCACCGCAAAGGTGTCCGCAGTTATATGGTCGAGGCTACCGGTGAGCTCAAGGCCGTGGGGCGCAAGCCCGATGGTTCGCCCTGGCGAATCGCGCTGGAAGAGCCGCGTGACGATCAGCGTGTGGCGCAGCGGATCATCGAGCTGGACGGTTACGGGGTTTCCACTTCCGGTGACTACCGCAACTACTTCGAGGAGAACGGTCAGCGCTACTCGCACACGCTCGATCCGTCGAGCGGGGCGCCGATCAATCACCGTCTGGCGGCTGTCACCGTCATCGTTCCGTCGGCGCTGCATGCCGATGGGTTGTCTACCGTATTAATGGTGCTTGGCCCGGATCGTGGCTATGCATTCGCCGAACGTGAGCAGATTGCCGCCTTCTTCATCACCCGTGAGAACGAAGGTTTCAGCACCCGCAGCACGCCGGCATTCGATGCGCTTTTCGGGGCGCAAGGAGAGAAACCATGA
- the nqrF gene encoding NADH:ubiquinone reductase (Na(+)-transporting) subunit F, with the protein MAFEILVAVAMFTGVIVALVAVILMARARLVSSGDVNIEINGERTITVPAGGKLLQTLAENDIFLSSACGGGGTCAQCKCIVESGGGEMLSTEESHFNKREAREGWRLSCQTPVKQDMKIEVPEEVFGVKKWECTVESNPNVATFIKELTLKLPEGENVDFRAGGYVQLECPPHTVHYKDFDVQEEYRGDWDKFNQWKYVSKVDETVIRAYSMANYPEERGLVKFNIRIASPPPGKDHLPPGKMSSWVFNLKPGDKVTVYGPFGEFFAKDTDAEMVFIGGGAGMAPMRSHIFDQLKRLNSKRKISFWYGARSMREAFYVEEYDQLQAENENFKWHLALSDPQPEDNWTGYTGFIHNVLYENYLKDHPAPEDCEFYMCGPPMMNAAVIKMLVDLGVERDNILLDDFGG; encoded by the coding sequence ATGGCTTTCGAGATTCTAGTGGCAGTCGCCATGTTCACCGGGGTCATCGTCGCCCTGGTGGCGGTGATCCTCATGGCTCGTGCGCGCCTGGTTTCCAGCGGCGACGTGAACATCGAGATCAATGGTGAGCGCACCATTACCGTTCCGGCTGGCGGCAAGCTGCTGCAGACCCTGGCCGAGAACGACATCTTCCTGTCTTCCGCCTGTGGCGGTGGCGGCACCTGCGCGCAGTGCAAGTGCATCGTCGAGAGCGGTGGCGGCGAGATGCTGTCCACCGAGGAGTCGCACTTCAACAAGCGCGAGGCTCGTGAGGGCTGGCGCCTGTCCTGCCAGACTCCGGTCAAGCAGGACATGAAGATCGAGGTTCCGGAAGAAGTCTTCGGTGTGAAAAAGTGGGAATGCACCGTCGAGTCCAACCCGAACGTCGCGACCTTCATCAAGGAGCTGACGCTCAAGCTGCCGGAAGGCGAGAACGTCGATTTCCGCGCCGGTGGTTACGTGCAGCTGGAGTGCCCGCCGCACACCGTGCACTACAAGGACTTCGACGTGCAGGAGGAGTATCGTGGCGACTGGGACAAGTTCAACCAGTGGAAGTACGTCTCCAAGGTCGACGAGACCGTGATCCGCGCCTACTCCATGGCCAACTATCCGGAAGAGCGCGGTCTGGTGAAGTTCAACATCCGTATCGCGTCGCCGCCTCCGGGTAAGGATCACTTGCCGCCAGGCAAGATGTCGTCCTGGGTGTTCAATCTCAAGCCGGGCGACAAGGTCACCGTGTACGGGCCGTTCGGTGAGTTCTTCGCCAAGGACACCGATGCCGAGATGGTCTTCATCGGCGGTGGTGCCGGCATGGCGCCGATGCGTTCGCACATCTTCGACCAGCTCAAGCGCCTGAACTCCAAGCGCAAGATCAGCTTCTGGTACGGCGCGCGCTCCATGCGCGAGGCGTTCTACGTCGAAGAGTACGACCAACTGCAGGCCGAGAACGAAAACTTCAAGTGGCACCTGGCGTTGTCCGATCCGCAGCCCGAAGACAACTGGACCGGCTACACCGGCTTCATCCATAACGTGCTGTACGAAAACTACCTCAAGGACCACCCGGCCCCCGAGGATTGCGAGTTCTACATGTGCGGCCCGCCCATGATGAACGCCGCCGTGATCAAGATGCTGGTGGATCTGGGCGTCGAGCGTGACAACATCCTGCTCGACGACTTCGGCGGCTGA
- the nqrE gene encoding NADH:ubiquinone reductase (Na(+)-transporting) subunit E, whose protein sequence is MEHYISLFVRAVFIENMALAFFLGMCTFLAISKKVETSLMLGLTVIVVMIITVPLNNLLYVYLLKEGALSWAGMPDTDLSFLGLICYIGLIAAVVQIMEMVLDKYLPALYNALGIFLPLITVHCAIFGGTLFMVERDYNFTESVVYGAGAGVSWALAIILLAAIREKLKYSDPPAGLRGLGLTFITVGLMSLGFMSFSGVQL, encoded by the coding sequence ATGGAACACTACATCAGCCTGTTCGTCCGTGCGGTGTTCATCGAGAACATGGCACTGGCGTTCTTCCTCGGCATGTGTACCTTCCTGGCGATTTCCAAGAAGGTCGAAACCTCCCTGATGCTGGGTCTGACGGTGATCGTGGTGATGATCATCACCGTGCCGCTGAACAACCTGCTCTATGTCTACCTGCTCAAGGAAGGCGCGTTGAGCTGGGCCGGCATGCCGGACACCGACCTGAGCTTCCTCGGCCTGATCTGCTACATCGGCCTGATCGCCGCGGTGGTGCAGATCATGGAAATGGTGCTCGACAAGTACCTGCCGGCGCTCTACAACGCGCTGGGTATCTTCCTGCCGCTGATCACCGTGCACTGCGCCATCTTCGGCGGCACGCTGTTCATGGTCGAGCGTGATTACAACTTCACCGAGAGCGTGGTCTACGGCGCCGGTGCCGGCGTCTCCTGGGCCCTGGCGATCATCCTGCTTGCCGCCATCCGCGAGAAGCTCAAGTACAGCGATCCGCCCGCCGGGCTGCGTGGCCTGGGCCTGACCTTCATCACCGTCGGCCTGATGTCGCTGGGCTTCATGTCGTTCTCCGGCGTACAGCTGTAA
- a CDS encoding NADH:ubiquinone reductase (Na(+)-transporting) subunit D yields the protein MSKPTMKELLLDPILNKNPIGLQILGICSALAVTSSLSTALVLSIALTLVTGFSGFFISLVRSQIPGSIRMIAQVVIIASLVIVVDQFLKAYAYSLSQRLSVFVGLIITNCIVMGRAEAFAMSNPPVASFVDGIGNGLGYSAMLIALGVVRELFGAGSLLGYQILETVNNGGWYQPNGLLLLPPSAFFLIGLFIWALRSYKTEQVEKVEYRMAPQVKNEEAY from the coding sequence ATGTCCAAACCCACCATGAAAGAACTGTTGCTCGATCCGATTCTGAACAAGAACCCGATCGGCCTGCAGATTCTCGGCATCTGCTCGGCGCTGGCGGTTACCTCCAGCCTGAGCACGGCGCTGGTACTGTCCATCGCCCTGACCTTGGTCACCGGCTTCTCCGGTTTCTTCATCTCTCTGGTGCGTAGCCAGATTCCCGGCTCCATCCGCATGATCGCCCAGGTGGTGATCATCGCGTCGCTGGTGATCGTGGTCGACCAGTTCCTCAAGGCCTATGCCTACAGCCTGAGTCAGCGGCTGTCGGTGTTCGTCGGTCTGATCATCACCAACTGCATCGTGATGGGCCGGGCCGAAGCCTTCGCCATGTCCAACCCGCCGGTCGCCTCGTTCGTCGACGGTATCGGTAACGGCCTGGGCTACAGCGCCATGCTGATCGCTCTGGGTGTGGTGCGTGAACTGTTCGGTGCGGGCTCGCTGCTCGGCTATCAGATTCTGGAAACCGTCAACAACGGTGGCTGGTATCAACCCAACGGCCTGCTGCTGCTGCCGCCGTCGGCGTTCTTCCTGATCGGCCTGTTCATCTGGGCCCTGCGTAGCTACAAGACCGAGCAAGTGGAAAAGGTCGAGTACCGCATGGCGCCGCAGGTCAAGAATGAGGAGGCCTATTAA